The following coding sequences lie in one Fimbriimonadaceae bacterium genomic window:
- the hpt gene encoding hypoxanthine phosphoribosyltransferase codes for MPKLETIITEEQIAKKVAELAERIRQDYQNAPIHLIAVLKGSAYFLADLSRKLGDDVTIDFVKVSSYGDAKTSSGTVQIVKDLDDSIEGKNVLIVEDIIDTGTTLNHLRELFQLRKPKSLRVVALLSKAQARRINTTVEYIGFEIPDHFVVGYGLDHAERYRNLPFIANLRD; via the coding sequence ATGCCAAAACTGGAAACTATTATCACGGAGGAGCAGATTGCGAAGAAGGTGGCAGAGCTAGCCGAACGCATTCGCCAGGATTACCAAAACGCTCCTATTCACCTCATTGCGGTGCTCAAGGGCTCTGCTTATTTTTTGGCTGACCTTAGCCGCAAACTTGGCGACGATGTGACCATCGACTTTGTGAAGGTCAGCAGTTATGGGGATGCCAAAACTTCCAGCGGGACAGTCCAAATTGTGAAAGACCTCGACGATTCGATCGAAGGGAAGAATGTACTCATCGTCGAGGACATCATTGATACTGGGACAACCTTAAATCACTTGCGGGAACTTTTTCAGTTGCGAAAGCCGAAGAGTCTACGGGTTGTGGCGCTCCTATCCAAGGCCCAAGCTCGTCGTATAAATACAACAGTCGAATACATCGGCTTTGAGATTCCTGATCATTTTGTGGTAGGATATGGTTTAGATCACGCAGAAAGGTATCGCAATCTTCCGTTTATTGCGAACCTGCGCGACTAA
- a CDS encoding prepilin-type N-terminal cleavage/methylation domain-containing protein produces MKKGFTLIELLVVIAIIAILAGILFPVFAQAKVSAKKIVAVSNLKQQSLSYMMYAIDYDDTLPRQDGCEPYSSLNSKFHTPAYNSNPLQGCYNGGFYNRLNHFSWQKWTQPYIKNVEIYFNPLREREPNAWNNNGQLGNQYMLNMGLTGGLDITSSGAPVALRGRRNPFLGGTLTAIPRPSEALLLMEMSHFLGFLPTATDDTTISGPDITAYPMAFREYYVYKFYKTPRGVVDCYAQIPLTTIDQRKAITEGVTIAFGDGSAKFMKVGAFLAKTPRKADLGIAGSGVGAGYTYQDDCHGMSGGAGTVGIVTPRWTEPWPMWGFE; encoded by the coding sequence ATGAAAAAGGGATTCACTCTTATTGAACTCCTTGTTGTCATCGCAATCATTGCGATCCTTGCTGGCATTCTATTTCCCGTATTCGCCCAAGCCAAAGTCTCGGCAAAGAAGATCGTTGCTGTTTCAAACCTAAAACAGCAAAGCCTTTCTTATATGATGTATGCCATCGACTACGACGATACTCTCCCGCGACAAGATGGTTGTGAACCGTACAGTTCGCTCAACTCAAAGTTCCATACACCGGCTTACAACAGTAACCCGTTGCAAGGTTGCTACAACGGAGGGTTTTACAACCGCTTGAACCACTTCTCTTGGCAAAAGTGGACACAGCCGTATATCAAGAATGTCGAAATCTACTTCAACCCGCTTCGCGAACGGGAGCCCAATGCTTGGAATAACAACGGGCAGCTGGGCAACCAATACATGCTCAACATGGGCCTGACTGGTGGACTCGACATTACATCGAGCGGAGCACCCGTCGCGCTGCGTGGGCGTCGGAATCCGTTCCTTGGAGGTACGCTCACCGCCATTCCCAGGCCTTCCGAAGCGCTCTTGCTGATGGAGATGAGCCATTTCTTAGGGTTCTTGCCCACCGCAACCGATGACACCACCATCAGCGGACCCGACATTACAGCCTATCCGATGGCATTTCGCGAGTATTACGTCTATAAATTCTATAAAACACCGCGCGGTGTAGTCGACTGCTATGCTCAAATCCCCCTCACCACCATCGATCAGCGCAAAGCTATCACCGAAGGTGTGACCATCGCCTTTGGAGATGGAAGCGCAAAGTTCATGAAGGTGGGCGCCTTTCTCGCCAAAACCCCACGCAAAGCCGATCTTGGCATCGCCGGCTCGGGGGTTGGCGCAGGATATACCTATCAGGATGACTGTCACGGTATGAGCGGCGGAGCCGGGACTGTCGGGATCGTAACGCCGCGCTGGACGGAGCCATGGCCGATGTGGGGCTTTGAATGA